AGTGGTTGTTTACTATGGGTCCATATGGGTGGGTTAGCATGCTAACACCTTTTATCCATTCTATAAATCTTTTGTGTATAACAATTGTGTTAATTATGATTAATAAACACAGATATTCAACTTTTGACCAGCATTTGGCTCATTTGAGTCATTTCGCATTCCCTTTTTATCGACTAATTTTATGGTTGTTCTATTACTTCATATAAGGATTTTGTAATGACAGTCCGAAGAGTTGTCTTTAAGAATTTCATACATGCATAGTTTGTTTGTACATTGACAATAGCTACTCACACCCTGCAAATAACTACCGCAACTAACCTTAATGTACCACTACTTTTGCATGCATATAATTCTTAATGACAACTTCTAAGGGATGTCGTCATAAGAAATTTCATTTTCTTACATTGACTTAATTACTTAACTTGATATAAGAAGCAAGCCAAATTGACCCATACAATACTACAATACAGTCGGGCCAAATTGATATGACAACGTACGTACCTTATCTTCATCTTTATTCGCCTCGTCCTTCTCTAAATCCCGATTCTGCAATCCCACATTACAATCAATATCCTCAATAACAATTATCGACCGATTCTTTGTCCCAATCAACAACCTCCTCAAATCAGAATTACATTGCACCTCCCTTAAATCCAAATCATACACATCAAACTTAAGATAATTAGCCATAGCCGCAACCAAACTCGACTTACCCGTACCAGGCGGCCCGTAAAACAAATATCCTCGTTTCCACGCCTTCCCGACCCGTTTATAATAATCTTTCCTCTTAATAAACATCTCAATATCCTCAACAATCTCAGCCTTTTTTTCTTCATCCATAGCCATCGTTTCAAACGTAGCCGGATGGTTTAAAGCTATCGAGCTCCAATAATCGGTCCCCCTATAATCAACTGTATGCAACCTAACCGCTTTTTTCTCATCTTTAATCTCTTTACCTTTCTTCATTACATAAGGCAAGTAGTTCTTCAACATTATGTCCTTATACCTTTTATGAAATGTTAACTCAAAGAATCTAATTTCACGAGCATTCGAGTTCGGATCGTTTAACTCGACCCGTTCGGTATGCAAAACCCATTTGCAATTAACGTTATTGAATATGTCCATTATAGGTTGGTTTTTGTCTACAGTGATGGTGAAGTCTTGGTCTTGGTCGGGTTTATTGACTTTGATTCTGGTGGTGGAAGGAGATAACTTGTGGCCCAAGAAAAGGTTGGCGGATTCGAAAAGGTGGTTGGGGGTAAGGCCATCTGATTCTTGGATGATGATGGTGAGTTGAGAAGACAGACTTTTGAAGAAGGTTTTGAAGGAGGAGGAGAAGTAATCGTTGATGTCGGAAGGAATGAGATTGGCGGTGATGGACCGGAAGAGGACGGCGGAGGCGGCGAGTGATGCGGCGGTGGAGAGGATGGTTTTGGGTGGTGGAAAAGATTCGCTCGAGAACATTGTGGCGGTGGTGGTGGCGATTCGAGAGGAAGCTAGAACAaattgttttttatttttatttttaaaagttgAGTATTCTCCACGGCTTTGACTACAAAAGTCAGAAAAGAATTCGTTTGAAAAATTGAAAAGACGGAGAGAGAGTGTTTTTCATCATTTTTTTTATAGTTATTACTATTTAATAAATATTTAAAGAGAAAATTTTGTTATGAAATAATGGAGAAAATAACTTAATTGATGATCAATTTTGATACACATCACCTATTATTATGTTTTTACCCTAAGCTAAGCTAGTGAAATTATAGTATAAATAAAATATGCAAGCTCAATTCTGATACACAATAAATACATCACCtaatttatagttattaatatttaatatttaataaatcagTCTAATTTCTTGTCTTCCATTATATCTGTTAGTTCATTCATAGAAAGAATATATGCTATGCTTGGTAAGGTAACAAAAGTAAGTAAAAGTAACATGTAAAGCTGTAATCTTTAACAAAAAGTAAGCAGAGTGTAACAAGGACATTTTATGAACTGCGTGCAGTGAACAATAAATTTGTGAAGGAATCAGtaataaaaaaaatcataaaaGATTCACAAACTAATAAGCATAACCTCCTCTATAATATTACGAAAATATCATTCATAACCTTATTAGCTAGTAGTAGTAGGTATTGCATCTGCTTCCTTCTTTTGGAGCCAGTGAATGAGGTTAGATAGCACAATTTCCACATTCTCACCCTTCATCAATTCTCCTGCAATCTCAGCAGGTGTCGCTTTGACTTTCTTCAATAATTCTTTAATTACACCGAATAGCTCTGACTTTTCGTCCTCTTTAACTTGTAGATAAGCAGATGCAAGTATCTTGAACCCACCATATGTACAATAAGACATCTCTAAGTGCACATCCATGCGTCCTGGCCTCAACAATGCTGCATCCAACCGATCCTTGTGGTTTGTTGTGAACACTATGATCCGCTCGTCCCCACAACTTGACCATAACCCATCAATAAAGTTGAGCAGCCCTGATAAAGTTATCTAATCCAGCACAAGTAAAACATACATCAATGTTGCCTCAAATAAGTGAGATCTCGGGCATTTAGCCATGTAGAAAGTATTTTAAATTAAAAGGTGACAAGATGGTTGAGTTACGGTGGATGCCTGGATTATAATAAGTCATTTTTACTATGGGTCCATATGGGCGGGTTAGCATGCAGTGGCGGATCCAGAATTTTTTCccaccgggggcgaaattttttttaaaaccatagcaatttttttgagtaaaatatggaggttttggggcaaaaaattgaagtttttaggcaaaatttgaagatttgtgggtaaaatttgaaggttttgggtcaaaatttggagaattttgaacaaaatttgaaggttttggggtaaaatataaagcttttggggcaaaaaaaaaattcaccgggggcaaagtcgaaaaatctaaaatttttacactaaaatttcgaaatccaccgggggcgggcgccccccctcCTTACACTCTAGATCCGCCTCTGTTAGCATGCTAACACCTTTAAATTATCCATTCTTTACACCTTTTGTGTATAATTGCGTTAAGTATGATTAATAAACACAGATATTCAACTTTTGACCAACATTTGGCCCGTTTGATTCtatgcaagaggtctcaggttcaaatcAT
This window of the Rutidosis leptorrhynchoides isolate AG116_Rl617_1_P2 chromosome 7, CSIRO_AGI_Rlap_v1, whole genome shotgun sequence genome carries:
- the LOC139859369 gene encoding protein HYPER-SENSITIVITY-RELATED 4-like — its product is MFSSESFPPPKTILSTAASLAASAVLFRSITANLIPSDINDYFSSSFKTFFKSLSSQLTIIIQESDGLTPNHLFESANLFLGHKLSPSTTRIKVNKPDQDQDFTITVDKNQPIMDIFNNVNCKWVLHTERVELNDPNSNAREIRFFELTFHKRYKDIMLKNYLPYVMKKGKEIKDEKKAVRLHTVDYRGTDYWSSIALNHPATFETMAMDEEKKAEIVEDIEMFIKRKDYYKRVGKAWKRGYLFYGPPGTGKSSLVAAMANYLKFDVYDLDLREVQCNSDLRRLLIGTKNRSIIVIEDIDCNVGLQNRDLEKDEANKDEDKITLSGLLNFIDGLWSSCGDERIIVFTTNHKDRLDAALLRPGRMDVHLEMSYCTYGGFKILASTYLQVKEDEKSELFGVIKVLLKKVKVTPAEIAGELMKGENVEVVLSNLIHWLQKKEADATRTATD